Sequence from the Lysobacter capsici genome:
GAATTGTCCAGCGTCAGCGTGATCGCCAACGGCCTGCACGGAATCCAGGTCGGCCCGGGCGTGAGCCAGCTGCGGGTCCTCGGCGGTTGCGTCGAAGCCAACAGCGCCAAAGTGCCCAACAGCGCCGCGGGCATCAATGTGCTCGCGGGCACCAGCTCGTTCACCCTGCGCGACATCGACTTCCTGCGCGCCGGCGGCGCGCCGCAGCATTACGCCGATATCCATGTCGCCGCCGGCGCGTCCAATCAGTACATCATCGAAAGCAACCGTTGCCTCGGCGGGGTGACCCATCGCATCTTCGACGGTGGCACCGGCGCGCAGAAGTTCATCCGCGGCAATCTCGGCTTCAATCCGCGCGTGGGCAACATCGCCACCCCGGCCATGGCCGCAAGCGGGGTCGCGGTGACCAACGCCACCGGCATGGATGTCGCGGTGTACCTCAACGGCGGCAACGTCAGCGGCATCGCCGTGAGCGGGACGCTGACCGGACTGGCCGCTTCGCCGGCGACCGTGGTCGTCCCGGCCGGGGCTTTCGTCCAGGTGTTCTACAGCGCGGCGCCGAGCTGGAAGTGGATCGGCAACTAGTCCGCACACGGTTGACCGCGGCGCAAAAACGAACGGCCCGCTCGCGCGGGCCGTTCGGTCTGGGCGTCGTCGGCGACCGCCGCGCCTGGATCAGTGGGCGTGACCGCCGTCGCCGTGGACGTGGCCGTGCTCGATCTCTTCCTTGGCCGCTTCGCGCACTTCGACGATCTCGACCGCGAAATGCAGGTCCTTGCCGGCCATCGGGTGGTTGAGGTCGACGTCGACCACGCTCATGCCGATCTTCTGGATGGTCACCGCGCGCGGGCCGAAATTGGTCTGCAGCACCGCCTGCATGCCGACTTCCAGCTTGGTGTCCTTGAAATACTTCTTCGGCACGCGCTGGGTCAGGCCGTCCTGGCGCACGCCGTAGGCGTCGGCCGCGACCACGTCGACTTCGAACTTGTCGCCGGCCTCGTGGCCTTCCATCGCCTTTTCCAGGCCCGGAATGATGTTGTTGTGGCCGATCAGGATCGCCAGCGGATCGCGGCCTTCCGAACTCTCGAGCGGCTCGCTGCCCTGCTCGGAAACGGTGTAGTGGAATTGAACGACGCGATCTTTCTCGATTTTCATGGCAAATCCGGCTGGGAAGACCGCCCCGTGGCGATCAGGAAAGGAACGGCGGTGCCGCAATGAGCGGGCCGCCACAAAAGGTCACATCTAATTGTCTTGTCGCCGCTGCCGTTAGCCGCCAAGCTATCGGCCGTGACGAAGGCCGCGCATTATCCCGGCAACACCGCTCCCGCGCCAGCACGCGGGCCATTGCCGTGGCCGGCGCTGGTCGCCGGGCTGAGCCTGTGCGTGCTGCTCGCGGCCTGCGGCGGCGGCAAGCAGATCGTCCGCCGCGGCCCGGCCCCGCAGCCGCCCGCGCGGGTCTGGCCGCACGTCGAGCCGGAAAACCCCGGCGCCTCCAACGCGGTGCTGATGCGGGCGATCAGCCTGGTCGGCACGCCGTACCGCTACGGCGGCAACACCCCCGACAGCGGCTTCGACTGCAGCGGCCTGGTCAACTACGTCTACCGCGACATGCTGGCGCTCAACCTGCCGCGCACCTCGCGCGACCTGGCCGGCTACCAGGGCCCGAAGATCGAGCCGACCCGGCTGGCCTCGGGCGACCTGGTGTTCTTCGGCAGCTCGGGCAACGTCAGCCATGTGGGCATCTATGTCGGCGAAGGCCGCTTCGTTCACGCCCCCAGCAGCGGCGGCACGGTCCGCCTGGACCGGCTCGACGGCCCGTACTGGCGCGACCACTACAGCGGCGCCAAACGGGTTCTCAGAAAGAACTGAGATCACTTCCTGAATGCGGGAAGGCTCTCATACTCGTCAGAAATGTGAGCAAAATCACATACCTGTTAACGGGCCTCTAACGAAATTTGAACCAACCTCTCGCGCTTCACGGGCATGATCCCCTACCGGTGACGACTTCGTGATGACTAAGTGACGACCCAAACCCATCGCCACAACCGCAAGGCTGCCCCCCCCCAAGCACCGCGCGCTACCGCCCAAGGCCTCTCGGCCCGGGCCACCCAACGACTTTTGCTGACCGCCTCGCTGGCGGTTTGCGCTCTGCCCGCCTTCGCCCAGCAGTCCTCTGCGCTGGCCGCGACCGCCGGCGCCCTCCCGTCCGCGACCTCGCTGCGCAACGATTCGGCCGATGCGCCGCAGCCGTCGGCCAGCAACATGCTGCCCGAAGCGATGACCCTGTCCGACCGCGCCCTGCTGCTGGCGACGGACCTGAACCGCCTGCTGGGCCAGGGCCAGGACGTGGCCCTGAGCAAGACCGACATGCCGGTGGCCGAACAAGGCCGCATCAAGGGCATGCTGCAACGCGCGCTGGCCCTGCTGGGCACGCCGTACCGCTGGGGCGGCACCTCGCCGGACCAGGGCTTCGATTGCAGCGGCCTGGTCGGCTACGTGTTCCGCAACGCCCTGGGCATCGAACTGCCGCGCGTGTCGCGCGAGATGGCCAAGACCGGCGAAGTGATCGCCCGCGATTCGATGACCGAAGGCGACCTGGTGTTCTTCGGCCGCCGCGGCCGGGTCGACCACGTCGGCATCTACCTCGGCGAAGGCCGCTTCGTGCATGCCCCGCGCACCGGCAAGGACGTGACCGTGTCGAGCCTGGACAGCGGTTACTGGAGCGGCAAGTTCATGGAAGCGCGCCGGGTCGACGGGATCTGAGGTCGCGTTTCAAGATTCAAACGCAACAGGCCGCCTTCGGGCGGCCTGTTGCGTTGTGGGGGGGGCCGCGGTCTTGGCTTGCCGCGTTGGCGGTGCTGTTTTCGACAGGGCGGTGCGGACTTGTGCTTGGAGGCCGCGGCGGAAATCGGCGCCCACTTTGGAGAGGGGGCGGGCGCCCGGGGCGGTTCGATCCTGGGTATTGGTCGGTGCGCGGGGGATTCGCTTTTGGGCGGTCGGCTGTGTGTTTAGCGAAAGCAAAAGCGAATCCCCCCCTCCCCCCCTTTTCCAAAGGGGGGAAATGCAAAAGCAAAGGGCTCGGGCTCGGGCTCGGGCTCGGGCACGGGCACGGGCACGGGCACGGGCACGGGCACGGGCACGGGTACGGGTACGGGTACGGGTACGGGCACGGGCACGGGCACGGGTACGGGTACGGGTACGGGCGGGCGGGCGTGTGCGTGCGTGCGCTGGTGCTGGTGCTGGTGCTGGCAAAGGAGACCATGCTTGCCGAGACGCACGTGGCTACGGATGAATTACGAAGCCGACTATTTCTCGCCCGAGGCCGCGGCTGAAATCGGCGCCCACTTTGGAAAAGGGGGCGAGCGCCCGGTATGGCTCGATCCTGGGTATTGGTCGGTGCGCGGGGGATTCGCTTTCAGGCGGTCGGCGCTGTGTTCAAGCAAAGCAAAAGCGAATCCCCCCTGCCCCCCTTTTGCAAAGGGGGAAAAGCAAAAGCAAAGGCGGACGTAGTTGGGGTGGCGTGCTAGCAGGAACGCGCGACGCGCGCTCGGAATGCAAAAACGGCAAAGCGCCGCCTTACTTCCCAGCATCGCCCTCATGCACATACCGCTCCACCGTCGCCTCGATGCCCTTGCTCAGCTCCATCACCTTGAGCGCGTATTCGGCCAGGCGCTTGTCGTCCTCGGTTTCCGGCGTCCACGGCGGCACCGCGGTCGGTTTGCCTTCGACCTGGTCCATCGCCACGAACACGATCACGCAGTGCGTGCACAGCCGCTCGTCTGGCTCGCCGTCGTCCAGGCCCGGGTCGCGCGCTTTCACGTCGACCGCGAAATGCATGCTGCTGTTGCCGGTCAGGATCAGCTTGGTGTGGACGGTGACCAGATCGCTGATCCGGATCGGCGCGACGAAGCGGATGCCGCCGACCGCGACGGTCACGCTGTACTTGCCGCTCCAGCCGACCGCGGCGGCGTAGCCGGCCTGGTCGATCCATTTCATCACCATGCCGCCGTGGACCTTGCCTCCATAGTTCACGTCGGTGGGCTGGGCGAGAAAGCGCAGGTTCAATTCGCGTTGCTGGCCTTTCATGCGCTGGCTCCCGTCGCCGTGTAGACCT
This genomic interval carries:
- a CDS encoding FKBP-type peptidyl-prolyl cis-trans isomerase; this translates as MKIEKDRVVQFHYTVSEQGSEPLESSEGRDPLAILIGHNNIIPGLEKAMEGHEAGDKFEVDVVAADAYGVRQDGLTQRVPKKYFKDTKLEVGMQAVLQTNFGPRAVTIQKIGMSVVDVDLNHPMAGKDLHFAVEIVEVREAAKEEIEHGHVHGDGGHAH
- a CDS encoding C40 family peptidase; this translates as MPWPALVAGLSLCVLLAACGGGKQIVRRGPAPQPPARVWPHVEPENPGASNAVLMRAISLVGTPYRYGGNTPDSGFDCSGLVNYVYRDMLALNLPRTSRDLAGYQGPKIEPTRLASGDLVFFGSSGNVSHVGIYVGEGRFVHAPSSGGTVRLDRLDGPYWRDHYSGAKRVLRKN
- a CDS encoding C40 family peptidase, with protein sequence MLTASLAVCALPAFAQQSSALAATAGALPSATSLRNDSADAPQPSASNMLPEAMTLSDRALLLATDLNRLLGQGQDVALSKTDMPVAEQGRIKGMLQRALALLGTPYRWGGTSPDQGFDCSGLVGYVFRNALGIELPRVSREMAKTGEVIARDSMTEGDLVFFGRRGRVDHVGIYLGEGRFVHAPRTGKDVTVSSLDSGYWSGKFMEARRVDGI
- a CDS encoding acyl-CoA thioesterase, with the protein product MKGQQRELNLRFLAQPTDVNYGGKVHGGMVMKWIDQAGYAAAVGWSGKYSVTVAVGGIRFVAPIRISDLVTVHTKLILTGNSSMHFAVDVKARDPGLDDGEPDERLCTHCVIVFVAMDQVEGKPTAVPPWTPETEDDKRLAEYALKVMELSKGIEATVERYVHEGDAGK